The genomic segment ATGTTCTCCAGTCTTTATGTTTGGCTTGGTGGCCTTAGGGGTGGGTTGGCGATAGTTACGGTAATCACCGGCACCATCCTGGCGGCTACAGTCGGTATAATTGGCGCCTCAGTTACCGCGCTGGCCATTATCGCCCTTCCCGAGATGATAAAGCGAGGTTACAGCAAGTCTCTAGCTGCTGGTTCCGTCTGTGCCGGCGGCACTCTGGGTATCCTCATCCCGCCCAGCATTATGCTAGTCGTCTACGGGCCGATGGCGGTTATTTCCGTGGGCAAGTTGTTCTTTGCCGCCTTTCTGCCCGGCTTTCTTCTTTCCGCTTTATACATCGCATACATCGCGGTTTACAGCTTTACGCGACCGAATGTGGCACCGGCGCTAGCTCCGGAAGAAAGAGCCGTTCCCTTGCTCAAGAAAATCATCGACCTTCTGACCGCACTGGTGCCGCCAGCGGCATTGATTATGGCAGTTTTGGGGAGTATTTTCATGGGTGTTGCCACTCCGACGGAAGCCGCCGGGGTGGGTGCTGTCGCGGCTACATTGCTCGCTGTTGCCAACCGGCGGTTTAACCTTAGTGTGCTCAAAGAAACGGCGCGGCAAACGCTAATTATCTCGGCGATGGTATTAGCTATTGGTGCCACAGCTTATGCCTTCGTGGGTGTCTTTATACGTGCCGGTGGCGAGGAAGCAGTGACACAGATTATCATGGGTGCTCCCGGCGGCAAATGGGGCGTCTTTGCCATAATCATGTTCATCGTTTTTCTCCTGGGCTACTTTATTGACTGGATGGGGATACTCTTCATTGTGGTGCCAATAATTACGCCCATTGGCGACGCGCTCGGTTTTGACAAGCTCTGGTTTGCCATGATGATCTGCGTTAACCTGCAGACATCTTTCCTGACCCCTCCCTTCGCCTACGCCATATTCTACCTCCGCGGTGCCGCCGACCCATCACTGGGGGTAACCACGGGTGACATCATCCGGGGGGTATTCCCCTTTGTTTTCCTCATCTTGATTGCGCTTGGCTTGCTGATCGCCTTTCCCCAGATAATCCTCTGGCTGCCAGGGCAGATGATAAGAGGGTTTTAGCTACTCCCTCACCACAGCTAACAGAAGCAACAGTTGTTCGTGTAATTGATGGTGATACTATTGAGGTTGATATAGGAGGTAGGCTATACAAAGTACGCTATAGCGGCATCGATACACCTGAAGTAGGTCAACCTGGTGCTGAAGAGGCTACAGCTTTTAATGCTCAACTTGTGTCTGGAAAGACAGTATATTTAGAGAAAGATGTCTCAGAAACTGACCGATATGGCAGATTGTTGCGATATGTCTGGACCGAAGAAGGCATGGTCAATGCCATTCTGGTAGCAAATGGCTATGCTCAAGTATCTACTTACCCACCTGATGTTAAATAACAGCAGGATTTCCTTGAACTTCAGAGACAAGCTGAAGCAAATGGTTTATTCCTTTGGGCAGCTACACAACCAGCACCAGCTTATGAGAGTACGTTTGTTGGCAGCAAACTAGAAGCGATCCTGACAGCAGCAAAAGAGAACTGGCCAATGCTATTACAGCGATTCTGGCGCCTCTTTTTATAACCACGACCCTAACCTGAGTAATTCACTTATTCAGTAGCTTCATCAGGTAAGCTAATTATAGTCTTATTGATACTATTGTCAATATCTAAGAAAAAGGAACGTTTTTGTACCCGAGGTAACAATCCAATCTATTGTAGCCTCGACTGAACAAAATGGACAAATGTGCAACGAAGTCACACCTCCGGTCAACCGCTTCAAACCATCGCTATCTTATAACCGGGCCGCAAGTCACCCGTATTTTTCTTCCTTCAGGTAGTCCGTTTGGCTTCCGCCAAGGACTCGTACACTCTTAGCAAACTCTCGGTCATGACATCCAAAGAAAACCTGTTTGCATGCTCCCGAGCCTTACAAGATTGTTCCCGCCTTAGTTCAGGATCCAAGAGCAACCTACGTACTATCTCAGTGAACTGCTCCACCTCCAATCGCGTCAGGAATCCGCCATGGCCATCTTCCACCACATTGCAGACGCCGCCCTCGCCTACCGCGACGACTGGTGTACCGCAGGCTTGTGCTTCCAGTAGAACTAACCCGAAAGCTTCAGTGACCGACGCGAAGACGAAAACGTCTCCCGCGGCGTAAAAATCTGCCAGCCGGCGACGGTCTTTAACCAAGCCTGCGAAGATTACAGCCTCGCTAAGTTCCATCGCGCAGCATTCCCTCTTGACCTCTATCTCGTGCCTACCTGTTCCGACGATGATCATCTTCAAGCGGCTCACGGTATTATCTCTCAATAGCCGACTTAGCACATTGAAAAGAAAGCGGATATTCTTCTCACTGGTCAACCGACCCACGTAAAGAAGGATTTTGTCGCTCTTCTCTAGCCCGAACTCCCTCCTAATACTGAGGCCGTTGGCATCTTTGAATGTCTCGATATCGATCCCGTGCGGGATGTACTCCGTTTTCGTCTCGATACCATACCCTTGGAGCAGCTTTCCAATGGCTACCGAGGGAACAATTACGCAGTCAGTACGGATGCACGCGGAACGGCTATAGGTCTTCGCCAGCCACCTTGCAAGCACCTGCGGGACGATTGGGACATAGTGAGTCATGTATCGCTCCAGATAGGTATGGTATGTAGCGACATTAGGAATTCCAAGCTCTTTGGAGACCGCGTAGGCGGGATATATCATGAGAGAGGGAATTTGAGAATGGACAATATCCAGACGCAATTGCCGGAAAAGTTGATGAAAAATGTTCTTGGCAGCCCATGGTTTTGAGACCCGATACGGCGGGAGGACCCGGGAGTAAATGGATGGAACCCAGGTTACGTGGGGTTCACTATTTGGATTGAATTGCGGATATTGAGGGGCGAAGACGTAAACGTTGTGCCCCTTTTTAGTAAGATTCTGAAACAGGTTGGCTAC from the Chloroflexota bacterium genome contains:
- a CDS encoding thermonuclease family protein, with product MPLCFPHLDCAWLADRLSPDNPLAARADDKRVLATPSPQLTEATVVRVIDGDTIEVDIGGRLYKVRYSGIDTPEVGQPGAEEATAFNAQLVSGKTVYLEKDVSETDRYGRLLRYVWTEEGMVNAILVANGYAQVSTYPPDVK
- a CDS encoding TRAP transporter large permease subunit, giving the protein MIDLSPEMAVVVFFGLVVIGVMLGFPLAFVLGGVTVTVGLLLFGVDATAWIAYSRIFKIMTNYILLAVPGFIFMGVMLGNSGLTERMFSSLYVWLGGLRGGLAIVTVITGTILAATVGIIGASVTALAIIALPEMIKRGYSKSLAAGSVCAGGTLGILIPPSIMLVVYGPMAVISVGKLFFAAFLPGFLLSALYIAYIAVYSFTRPNVAPALAPEERAVPLLKKIIDLLTALVPPAALIMAVLGSIFMGVATPTEAAGVGAVAATLLAVANRRFNLSVLKETARQTLIISAMVLAIGATAYAFVGVFIRAGGEEAVTQIIMGAPGGKWGVFAIIMFIVFLLGYFIDWMGILFIVVPIITPIGDALGFDKLWFAMMICVNLQTSFLTPPFAYAIFYLRGAADPSLGVTTGDIIRGVFPFVFLILIALGLLIAFPQIILWLPGQMIRGF
- a CDS encoding glycosyltransferase, which codes for MNIGIVTENYGSVYDGCMVYVANLFQNLTKKGHNVYVFAPQYPQFNPNSEPHVTWVPSIYSRVLPPYRVSKPWAAKNIFHQLFRQLRLDIVHSQIPSLMIYPAYAVSKELGIPNVATYHTYLERYMTHYVPIVPQVLARWLAKTYSRSACIRTDCVIVPSVAIGKLLQGYGIETKTEYIPHGIDIETFKDANGLSIRREFGLEKSDKILLYVGRLTSEKNIRFLFNVLSRLLRDNTVSRLKMIIVGTGRHEIEVKRECCAMELSEAVIFAGLVKDRRRLADFYAAGDVFVFASVTEAFGLVLLEAQACGTPVVAVGEGGVCNVVEDGHGGFLTRLEVEQFTEIVRRLLLDPELRREQSCKAREHANRFSLDVMTESLLRVYESLAEAKRTT